The following is a genomic window from Sutcliffiella horikoshii.
CCACCCTATCTCAATTTACAGAAGATGGTGTCGTTTCATCCTGTGAGTCAGACATCCATGGCTCTGTATCCATGTTTGTATTACAACAATTGAGCGGTGGAAAAGCACCGTATCTTGGTGACCTTGTCCATGTAAATGAAGAGAATAATTCTGTTGTATTCTGGCATTGTGGTGCGGGAGCTTACTCCTTAGCAAGAGAAGAGACTGGTGCAACCGCAGGTGTTCATCCGAACAGAAAACTTGGATTCACCATGGACTTTGGACTAAAAGCAGGTGGCGTCACCATCTTCCGAGTGAGTCATACACCAGAAGGGTATCGCTTACTGATCATGAAAGGAGAAGCGCTTGACTCTCCGCAGCACTTCCAAGGTACCTCTGTTGAAGTTGCCTTACAAAAAGATGTGACAGAAACACTATATGAGGTTATGAATGAAGGATTTGAGCCGCATTTTGCCTTAGTATACGATGACGTAGTGGAAGAACTAGTTGAACTTGGTAGAATGTTAGGAATTAAAACAGAGATCTATGGCTCTTAAAAAGAGTTTGCTTGTCTAAGGGGACAACAAAGGGGTTTTTTTATATGCACCAACAAAGCAACAAACAAATAGCGCTCTATCTTCAAATAAAGGAAACACTTATCCAGCGGATACAGGAGAAGATATGGCTGCCCAATATATTAATACCAACCGAACAAGAGTTGATGAAAGAGTTTGAGGTTAGTAGAACGACCATCAGACAGGCAATAAGCATGATGGTTCAAGATGGATTATTAGAGCGGCAGCAAGGACGGGGTACCATTGTTAAATCCCAACAGCTTGTAGGAAGTTTGGGAAGATTAAAAGGATTTGCAGAAGAAGTATTAGAGCGGGGATTAACACCATATTCCCAACTGATAAGAGCAGAATTTTCCAGCGACTTGTATCACGAAAAAGCAATGCTCCAAACGGACGATGTGTCCATCTTGGTGATTGAAAGAATTCGTTTTGCAGATAACTTGCCCATTGCCTATGAAAGAAGCTGCTGGCCTAAATCGATTGGCGAGCAGCTTATGAAAGAAGAGCTCAATCAAGCGAACTTTTACCAAATTCTTGAGCAAAACGGTATTGCCTTAAGAAAAGCCAATGAAAAAATCTCTGCCATGAATGCTACGATGCATGAAGCAGATTTGCTCGGAATCAGGGCAGGGGAAGCGTTAATTGAGATGACAAGACTAAGTTATGGGATTGACGACAAACCAATCGAGTATACCAGAACAAAATTCCGAAGTGATCAATACCACTACAATGTGGAATTAACAAGATGATAAAGGGGCTGTAACTATGACAACAACAACTATCTCTACACACGGACTATATATCAATGGACAAACAGTAGAAACGAAAGAAAACATGGCAGTAACAAACAAATACACACAAGAAGCGGCGTACCATGTTGCTGTTGCGGAACAAGCACATGTGAAAGAAGCAGTACAAGTAGCAAAAGATTCACTAAAAGAAGATTTTACTCCGTATCAACGCTATCAAGTATTACTTAAAGCTGCACAGTTATTAGTAGCCAAAAAAGAAGAGTTTGCTAAAGTATTGGCAACAGAGGTTGGAAAGCCAATCAGAGAATCCAGAGGAGAAGTAGAACGCGCAGCTCAGACACTTGAAATTTCTGCAGAAGAAGCAAAAAGAATTCATGGAGAAGGTGTACCGGTAGAAGCTGCACCAGGATCTGAAAACCGCATGGCATTTACATTGAAAGTACCAGTTGGAGTTATTGCAGCCATCACACCTTTCAACGTGCCTCTAAATCTTGTTTGCCATAAAATCGGTCCAGCTTTAGCGGCAGGAAACAGTGTAGTATTAAAGCCAGCTGAAGTAACACCTGTGTGCGCGTATATGTTAGCTGAAGTACTTACAGAGGCCGGATTGCCTAAAGGACGTTTACACGTAGTTACTGGAGACGGTCCAAGCATTGGTGACTGGTTGTTAGAAAATGAGGATGTTAACATGTTCACCTTTACAGGAAGTCCCCGTGTTGGTGAACTAATCCGTCAAAAAGCGGGTCTTAGAAAAGTAGCATTGGAGCTTGGAAACAATTCCGCTACTGTGGTGCATTCAGATGCTGACTTAGAACTTGCCTCTTCCATGGTCGCCCAAAAGAGCTTCAATAATGCAGGTCAAGTATGTATCTCTGTACAACGTGTATATGTACATGAGGATGTATATGAAACATTTGTCCAACAACTTAAAGAAAAAACAGAAAAGTTTGTGGTTGGTAATCCATTAGAGGAAACAACGGATATCGGCCCTATGATCCGCTTAAGCGAGGCAGAGCGTGTGGAGGCTTGGGTCAATGAAGCGGTGGAACAAGGCGCAACGGTTGTAACAGGGGCTAAACGTGATGGAGCTTTCTATTATCCTACGATTCTTACAGATGTGCATGATGATATGAAGGTTTGCCGTCAGGAGTTGTTTGGACCAGTCGTTTCTGTTGCACCTTATAAAGAAAAAGAGGAAGTTATTGCGAAAGTGAATGATTCTGATTATGGATTGCAGGCTGGGTTGTTTACGAAAGATTTAGGGTTTGCGATGAAGGCTGCCAAAGAGATTGAAGTGGGTGGCTTGATTGTAAATGATGCGTCTGCTTATAGAGTGGATAGTATGCCGTATGGTGGCGTGAAGAGAAGCGGTACTGGAAAAGAAGGCCCTAGATATGCGATTGAGGAAATGACAGAAGAAAGAATCGTTGTATTTAACTTATAAATCTGGTTAACTCCGCTGTTGATTTCCGCACTGGGCTTCGCTTTCCTAGGGGCGGTGCTTGAGCCTCCTCACTTCGTTGCGGGGTCTCAACCTACCGCTATCTCCCTCAGGACAAGGAAAGCTTCGGCAGCGATACATCGCACGAAGAAAATGCGTAGCATTTTCGAGGAGTCTTCGCCCTGTGCTCCAATCAACAGCTTATGTTTTCCAATCAACACTAGTATGGTAAAGTAATAGGATGGCCTGGCTCGGTTTGGTGGAGCCGGGGCTTTTCCATTTTTTTAGAGGATTGAGGCGAAAAGGTTTGGCTTTTTTACAAGTACTGCTACCTGTATTTATGATATTTGCCATAGGGTTCATCGGACAGAAGACATTGGGGTTTGATACCAAAACCTTATCAAAGATGGCCTTGTACTTGCTTTCTCCCGTACTGGTATTTCGAACTTTTTATACAAATGCATTTAGTAGTAATCATTTATATATCATTTTATATACGTTTCTTCTTTGTTTTGCACTGATCGCTTTTGTGTATGTGCTATCTTGGATTAAAAAATTTACGAGGGCAGAAACCTGTGGGATGATTCTCGCGGCTAGCTTCATGAACAATGGAAATTACGGTACTCCTGTTGCGTTATTGCTGTTTGGAGCGGCAGGGTTTGAGTATGCAGTTGTGTTGATGGTCGTACAATCATTGTTGATGGGCACAGTTGGGGTGTATTATGCTGCGAAAGGCAGTCCGGAAAATGCTGGTGTTAAAACGGCTTTAAGGGCAGTTGTTAAAATGCCTATCCTATACGGGGCTATTATTGGTTTGTCCTTTCAGTTTCTTTCCATCCCAGTTTCCTCTTCTATAATGGAAGCCGTCGATCTTGTAGCAAATGCAACTGTTCCTGTGATCATGGTCATTTTGGGGATGCAGTTGGCTAAGATATCTATTAAACATGCACCGAAGGAAAAGCTAGCTTATGCTATTGGTATTAAATTATTTCTTTCTCCTTTAATTGCTTTTGGTTTAACGTTGTTGCTTCCTGTAGATCCGATGGTCAAGCAGTTGATGATTATTATGGCTGCGATGCCGACTGCTGCGAATACGACGATGTATGCGTTGGAGTTTAATACGGAGCCGGATTTTGTTTCAAGTAGTACGTTGATTAGTACGTTGTTGACTATTGTTAGTTTACCGGTTATGTTTTGGATTGTTTTATAGGGTCAGTTCCTTTTACGGGAGCTGGCTTTTTTTGTTGTTTAGGAAATTTTAAAATAATCGAATTGTGGAATAGTCCTCATCGTCGTGATGAAAACCTGAGTGACATGGAAAACAGAGTAGGGAGGTCCTCATTGGCGTGATGAAGACCTGTATGGCGTGGAAAACAGAGTAGGGAGGTCCTCATTGGCGTGATGAAGACCTGTATGGCGTGGAAAACAGAGTAGGGAGGTCCTCATTGGCGTGATGAAGACCTGTAATGCGTGGAAAACAGAGTAGAGAGGTCCTCATCAGCGTTATGAAGACCTCAGTGCCTAGGAAAAAGGTGGAGAGAGGTCCTCATTGCCGTTATGAAGACCTGAATGACGAGGGAAAAGGAGTAGAGAGGTCCTCATCTGTCCTTTCCTCTTCCTCCCGCGGGCGTCTGCGCGCCTTCCACTCCAATCAACAGCTAGAGATCACTTCAAATCAACAAGTCTTATAAAATATGAAAAATAAATTATGGCAATTTTGAAAAATATTTATTGAATTTACTGAAAAAAGAAAGTATTATTTTAAATAGGAGTTATGAAAACGCTGCCATTTGACTTTTGCTTGTGTTAGAGGGGTTACTTTGTTTTTAAAGGTAGTAACGTAAGTAGGTTAAGGTAGTAACGTTATAATAAAAGGGGGAAATGTTATGAAAAAGTTTAAATTGCTTTCGATCATTTTGGCATTAATGACGTCTCTTGCTTTAGCAGGGTGTTCTTCAGAAGGATCATCTGGTGAAAAGGATGGAAAAACAACCATCAGTTTTATTCACTGGCGTGGGGAAGATGTTGAGGTATTCAACGAACTGATAGCTAAGTTTGAAGAGGAAAATCCAGATATTAAAGTCGATATGACGGCATACCCGTCCGAACAATACCAATCCACTGCACAAACTTTACTTCGTGATGGTACAACAGGTGATGTTTTTGTTTCCATGCCTGGTTCACAATTTGAAATCATTCAAAAAGCTGGGTTCTTTGAAGATCTGTCTGGCGAAGAGTTTGTCTCTAATTTTAATGAAAGTCTCTTAGAAGTTGGACAAAGCGAAGGAAAACAATATGCATTACCGTATCAGCTTGTTTTCAACCAACCTATCTATAATGCTGGAATTTTTGAAGAGTTAGGATTAGAACCACCAACTGATTGGGAAGGATTCTTGGCTCTATGTGAAACGCTTAAAGAAAATGGATACACACCTATTGCATTCCCGGGTGCTGATATTGGGCCTGGTCAGTTCATGAACGCTATGATGATGAACAATGCGACAGATGAAGAAGTATTTACAAAACTCGTAAACGGAGAAGTTAAATTGACGGACGAGTGGTGGGTAAAAACGTTATCTCAATTCAAGGAATTAAATGATAAAGAATATTTCCAAGCTAATGCTTTAGGAACAAAGCATGATGGAGCAATTGCTTTAGTGGGCCAAGAGAAAGCGGCGATGCTTGCTACAGGCTCATATGCGATGGCAAATATTAAGAGCCATAAAGAAGACGTTAAATTGAATCTGTTGGCACCAATTACAGTTTCGGAGTCTGAGGCAACATATGAAGGTATTCACACTACGACTTTCATGATGGCAGTTAACAGTAAATCCGAAAAACAGGAGCAAGCGAAAGCATTTATTGAATTCTTGAGTAAACCGGAGAATGCATCTGTCTATGCGAACAAGACTGGACAGCATTTAACGGTGAACGATGTAAACTATGAATCTGAAGTTCTAAAAGATACGGTACACTGGATGGATAAAAACACAAGGTTCCAACCACGTTATTTAATTCCAAACGCTGATGTGGAAAAAGCCGTTGTTGGTTCTATCCAAGATGTATTAAGCGGTACCGACCCGGCCGAAGCGGCGAAAAAAGCACAACAAATTGTGGATCAAAATTTGAATTAACAGGATCTAAGGGGAGGAGGATGATGTTCTCCTCTTCCTTTAATATGAAAGGGGGATACGATGAAACAGAGTAAGTGGCTTTACTTATTTTTTGTACCCGGTCTTATTTTCTATAGTATTTTCTTTATCCTCCCAACGATTAGTGCCGTATTTTATTCGTTCACAGACTGGGATGGACTTACTACTAACTTTAATTTTGTAGGATTCGAGAATTATACCAATCTAGTTACCAATGATTCTATTTTTATAAAGGCAATGACAAACAACTTGAAATTCATGCTGTTTGTAGTCGTTTTTCAAACTTTGTTTTCATTGGTGTTTGCGGTTTTACTTGTTAAAAATACTAAAACAAATATCTTCCTTAGAGCTTTGTATTTCTTTCCGACCATTCTTTCCTCTGTTTCGGTAGCATTTATTTGGTCCTATATGTACGACCCTAACTTAGGAATCATCAACAATCTCTTTACTAGTGTAGGACTTGAAATTCTTGCGAACAATTGGCTCGGTGATCAAAACATTGCCATATACTCCATTGCCTTTGTACAAGTCTGGTTCCATACAGGGCAGATGCTCATCATATTTGTTGCCGGTCTGCAAGCAATACCTGAAGATCTATACGAAGTGGCAAAAATTGAAGGGGCAAGCCGCTGGCAAACTTTCAGCAAGGTAACATGGCCGCTGATTGCTCCGGCTGCGACCATAGTAGTTGCTTATACTACGATTCAGTCTTTTAAAGCATTTGATCTGATATATGCCATGACAAGGGGTGGCCCGAACTATGCCACAGAGATTTTGGCAACCCACATTTACACAACAGCATTCAGAAGCTTTAAGTTTGGATATGCATCAGCAGAGTCCGTAATATTTATGCTGGTCATAGCACTTATTACATTCCTGCAATTCCGTGTACTACGGGCAAACAGAGTAGAAAATTAGAAGGGGGGAACGACGATGAAATGGACAAAAAAATTATTACTGTTCATCTATGCAACTCTTATTCTAGTGCCAGTGATATCCATCGTACTAGCAACTTTTAAAACAACATCTGAAATCTATGAGAACATATTAAGTCTGCCATCCAGCTTCAACTTTAGTAATTACTTTGGAATATTCCAAGAGCAGGCAATGGGCACCTATTTTTTAAACAGCGTACTCGTGACACTAGTATCGGTTGTTTTTACTTTGTTTTTTGCCAGTCTTGTAGCATTCGGCATTACACGGCTTGGGGGTTGGATCGGTGGCGGAATATTCGTGTTCTTTACCATTGGAATGATGGTGCCGGCACAAGTAAACATGATACCTTTGTATCAATTAGTCTACAGTTTAGGTTTGACCAATTCATTAGTAGGTTTAATGATAGTCAATCTTTCCGTTACCCTGCCTGTAGCAGTTTTCATTCTTTCCGGTTTCATGAGGTCCCTGCCTAAATCCTTGTTTGAAGCATGTACCATTGACGGAGGGAACAACTGGCAGATGTACTATCGCATTGCATTGCCGCTATCCTTGCCATCTTTGTCGGCAACCGCTATTTTTCTATTTGTAATGCATTGGAACGACCTTCTCTATCCACTTTTATTTATCACAAAAGCGGAATACAAAACTCTTCCTCTAGCACTATTAGAGTTCCAGGGTGAATATATGACAAACTATCCAATGTTATTTACAGGTGTTATTATAGCTTCTGCTCCAATGGTTCTTGCGTATCTTTTCCTACAACGTTACTTTGTTGCCGGGATGACTGCGGGTTCTGTTAAGGGATAAGATGTTTTGCAATAAATGGTAGTGACGATACTATCTTTTACAGGTGAAACATATTAGAATAGAAGTAGATAGGTAAAAGGAGTGTCGGCAACAGTGAAAATAAATCATAGCAGTCCTGTGCCACTATATCATCAAATCAAAGATATATTGGTAAAAAGGATTGTGGATAAAGTGTGGGGACCAGGTGACTTGATTCCCACAGAACAAGAACTGATGAAAGAATTCGATGTAAGCAGAACAACCATAAGACAAGCGATTACATCAATGGTCCATGATGGACTTTTGGAGAAAAAGCAAGGAAAAGGAACGACAGTCAAGTATCAGAAGTTAGTGGGATCCCTTGGCCGTCTCACAGGTTTTGCAGAAGAAGTGATGGAAAAAGGCTTGATGCCTCATTCCAAATTATTAAGAACCGAATTCAGGGACGACCTTTTTATTGAGAAAGCTAAACTCAACTTAAATGATGAGGATAAGATACTAGTAATCGACCGGATTCGCTTCGTGAATGATTTACCGATTGCGCTTGAACGTACGTGTTGGCCGGAGGAAATCGGTGAAATTTTATTAAAACATGATCTCAATAACGCTAAGTTTTATCAGATCTTAGAAGAGAACGGTGTTATGTTGAAAAAAGCAAACGAAAAAATATCAGCAGTCAATGCCACGCTTCATGACGCAGATCTTCTCGGAATAAGCGGCGGTCAAGCGTTACTGGAAATGACTCGTTTGAGCTACGGCATTAATGATAAGCCAATTGAATATGCCAAAACAAAATACCGATCCGACCAATATCAATACCAAGTAGAACTAACCAGATAACCTAAAAAAAAAACTGCCCCAGCGCGCAAACCTAGCCTGTGGCAGTTTTTTTAATATGATAAGTTTGGTAAAACGGTCGATTTCCGTTCCAAGCGCTTCGCTTGCCTGCGGGCGGTCCGGAAGCCTCCTCGGGCATTCGCCCTGTAGGGTCTTCCCTGTCCCTTCCTCCCGCGGGCGTCTGCGCGCCTTCCACTCCAATCAACAAGATGATTCCATTCAATGAAAGATTTATAAAAATCGCTCTCACGGAGTTAACTGTAATAACATAAACATTAAGATTTCATATTTTCTAGCTGGTGATTGGAGCACGGGGCGAAGACTCCTGAGGGAGATAGTGGTAGCTTGAGACCCCGCAGCGAAGCGAGGAGGCTCAAGCACCGCCCCTAGGAAAGCGAAGCCCAGGGCGGAAATCACCAGCGGTGTTCAACAAACTCCCTAATTATTTTCACACAAAAAGGTTGTAACCTTAATACAAAACGTATTAGAATGTAGGTATGAAAAATGTAAGCGTTACAACTAAACTCGATTACCATATGAATTGAGGTAAACTATATGACATTCCAAAACCAAACCATACTACCAGCAGTGAAAAACGGAAAAACTCTTGAAAGGTTTTTACAAAGCAACTACGAATATGGTGTGATACTAGACAGTCAACTCTCACAAATACCGAATTATATAAAAGCAGCAAATAAAGAAAAGAAAAAACTGTTCGTCCACGTAGACCTTATTCAAGGCATAAAAAATGACGAGCACGCAGCAGAATTCCTATGTCAAACCTTAAAGCCGGCAGGACTCGTCTCCACGAGGGCTGCGGTGATTGCAAAAGCCAAACAAAGGGGTATTTACGCTATACAACGCCTCTTTTTATTGGATTCCAATGCAGTCGAAAAAAGTTATCAAGTAATTGAAAAGGTGCAGCCCGACTTTATTGAAGTATTACCTGGGGTTGTCCCACATATGATTAGGGAAGTAAAAGAAAAAACAGGCATTCCTGTATTTGCAGGAGGTTTGATCCGTTCAGTGGAAGATGTGGACCGTGCAATTGAAGCAGGGGCGACAGCAGTTACCACATCCAAACAGGATCTTTGGGAGCATTATTCAAAATAAGTGTTTTAGGGAGAGTGCTAGAAATGGAAAAATACATTTTATCATTAGACCAGGGAACGACAAGTTCACGAGCGATTTTATTTAATAAAAATGGGGAAGCGGTGTACAATGCGCAAAAAGAATTTCAACAATATTTTCCAAAGTCAGGTTGGGTCGAACATAGCGCAAATGAAATATGGAGCTCCATTTTATCTGTTATTGCGTCTTGTTTATCAGAGTCCGGGGTTAAACCTAATCAGATTGCTGGTATTGGTATCACCAATCAACGTGAAACGACTGTTGTGTGGGATAAAGAGACGGGGCAACCAATACATAATGCAATTGTCTGGCAGTCCAGGCAGACGTCCGCTATTTGTGACCAACTAAAAGAAGGTGGCCATGAACAGACCTTCCGAGAAAAAACAGGGTTATTAATTGATGCTTATTTCTCCGGGACAAAAGTGAAGTGGCTGCTAGATCATGTCGACGGGGCACGAGAGCGTGCGGAAAAGGGAGAGTTGCTTTTTGGTACCATTGATACGTGGTTGATTTGGAAGCTTTCAGGCGGGAAGGCACATGTGACCGATTATTCAAATGCTTCAAGAACGCTACTATACAATATCCATGAACTAAAATGGGATCAAGAATTACTTGATATACTGAATGTGCCAGCAAGTATGCTTCCGGAAGTGAAGCCTTCTTCAGAAGTTTATGCACATACCGTGGACTATCATTTCTTTGGACAAGAAATTCCTATTGCAGGTGCGGCAGGCGATCAGCAAGCAGCACTATTCGGACAGGCATGCTATGAAGAAGGAATGGCGAAGAACACTTATGGAACAGGTTGCTTTATGCTTATGAATACAGGCGAAAAGCCGATCAAATCCGAGAGCGGGCTTCTAACTACCATTGCATGGGGAATTGATGGAAAAGTAACTTACGCATTGGAAGGCAGTATTTTTGTAGCAGGTTCAGCAATTCAGTGGCTTCGTGATGGACTCCGCATGTTCAAGGATGCTAGTCAAAGTGAAGAGTATGCCACAAAAGTAGACTCTACTGAAGGAGTGTATGTAGTTCCGGCTTTTGTTGGTTTGGGCACTCCGTATTGGGATAGTGACGTCCGGGGAGCGGCATTTGGTTTGACGAGGGGGACCTCTAAAGAACATTTTATTCGTGCCACGTTGGAATCATTGGCTTATCAGACGAAAGATGTGTTGACGGCGATGGAGCATGACTCCGGGATTTCTTTAAAAACTTTACGCGTAGATGGTGGAGCAGTGAAGAATAATTTCTTAATGCAATTCCAAAGTGATATGCTCCGGGTCGGGGTGGAGAGACCGTCTGTCAATGAAACGACGGCACTTGGCACAGCTTATTTAGCTGGTCTTGCTGTTGGCTATTGGAAAAATAAAGAGGAAATCGCTTCACAGTGGAAAGTTGAATCAACCTTTGAGGTAGAGATGGATAAAGAAGAACAAGAGAAATTATATAGTGGTTGGAAAAAAGCAGTAAATGCAACTATTGCTTTCAAGTAAGCGTTGCATATGATATACTAAAAATAAGTTAATATTTCGGTTGGAGATTAGGAGAGACCACAGAACATATTCAGAGCAAAAGCTTTGTCTATGTTTTCTGTGGTCTCTTTTTGTATATATACCTACTAAGAGGATGGAGGCAAATAAAATGAATAAATTAAACTTTGCGAGCTTTAACAGAAGCCTTATTTTAGAAAAAATGACAGAAGAGACTTATGACGTATTAGTAATTGGTGGTGGTATTACAGGAAGTGGTATCGCCCTGGATGCTGCAACCCGTGGATTAAAAACGGCTGTTGTGGAAATGCAGGACTTTGCTGCCGGTACATCCAGCCGCTCCACTAAGCTTGTTCACGGCGGACTTCGATACTTAAAACAATTAGAAGTGAAGATGGTGGCAGAAGTAGGGAAGGAACGTGCGGTCGTTTATGAAAATGGTCCACATGTTACAACACCTGAATGGATGCTGTTACCGATTCAACAAGGAGGAACATTTGGGAAATTCTCGACTTCCTTAGGATTAAGGGTGTATGACTTTCTAGCAAATGTTAAAAGATCGGAACGCCGCAAAATGTTGAACGCACAAGAAACGTTAATACGTGAGCCGC
Proteins encoded in this region:
- a CDS encoding GntR family transcriptional regulator; the encoded protein is MHQQSNKQIALYLQIKETLIQRIQEKIWLPNILIPTEQELMKEFEVSRTTIRQAISMMVQDGLLERQQGRGTIVKSQQLVGSLGRLKGFAEEVLERGLTPYSQLIRAEFSSDLYHEKAMLQTDDVSILVIERIRFADNLPIAYERSCWPKSIGEQLMKEELNQANFYQILEQNGIALRKANEKISAMNATMHEADLLGIRAGEALIEMTRLSYGIDDKPIEYTRTKFRSDQYHYNVELTR
- a CDS encoding aldehyde dehydrogenase family protein — protein: MTTTTISTHGLYINGQTVETKENMAVTNKYTQEAAYHVAVAEQAHVKEAVQVAKDSLKEDFTPYQRYQVLLKAAQLLVAKKEEFAKVLATEVGKPIRESRGEVERAAQTLEISAEEAKRIHGEGVPVEAAPGSENRMAFTLKVPVGVIAAITPFNVPLNLVCHKIGPALAAGNSVVLKPAEVTPVCAYMLAEVLTEAGLPKGRLHVVTGDGPSIGDWLLENEDVNMFTFTGSPRVGELIRQKAGLRKVALELGNNSATVVHSDADLELASSMVAQKSFNNAGQVCISVQRVYVHEDVYETFVQQLKEKTEKFVVGNPLEETTDIGPMIRLSEAERVEAWVNEAVEQGATVVTGAKRDGAFYYPTILTDVHDDMKVCRQELFGPVVSVAPYKEKEEVIAKVNDSDYGLQAGLFTKDLGFAMKAAKEIEVGGLIVNDASAYRVDSMPYGGVKRSGTGKEGPRYAIEEMTEERIVVFNL
- a CDS encoding AEC family transporter, coding for MAFLQVLLPVFMIFAIGFIGQKTLGFDTKTLSKMALYLLSPVLVFRTFYTNAFSSNHLYIILYTFLLCFALIAFVYVLSWIKKFTRAETCGMILAASFMNNGNYGTPVALLLFGAAGFEYAVVLMVVQSLLMGTVGVYYAAKGSPENAGVKTALRAVVKMPILYGAIIGLSFQFLSIPVSSSIMEAVDLVANATVPVIMVILGMQLAKISIKHAPKEKLAYAIGIKLFLSPLIAFGLTLLLPVDPMVKQLMIIMAAMPTAANTTMYALEFNTEPDFVSSSTLISTLLTIVSLPVMFWIVL
- a CDS encoding ABC transporter substrate-binding protein yields the protein MKKFKLLSIILALMTSLALAGCSSEGSSGEKDGKTTISFIHWRGEDVEVFNELIAKFEEENPDIKVDMTAYPSEQYQSTAQTLLRDGTTGDVFVSMPGSQFEIIQKAGFFEDLSGEEFVSNFNESLLEVGQSEGKQYALPYQLVFNQPIYNAGIFEELGLEPPTDWEGFLALCETLKENGYTPIAFPGADIGPGQFMNAMMMNNATDEEVFTKLVNGEVKLTDEWWVKTLSQFKELNDKEYFQANALGTKHDGAIALVGQEKAAMLATGSYAMANIKSHKEDVKLNLLAPITVSESEATYEGIHTTTFMMAVNSKSEKQEQAKAFIEFLSKPENASVYANKTGQHLTVNDVNYESEVLKDTVHWMDKNTRFQPRYLIPNADVEKAVVGSIQDVLSGTDPAEAAKKAQQIVDQNLN
- a CDS encoding carbohydrate ABC transporter permease, translating into MKQSKWLYLFFVPGLIFYSIFFILPTISAVFYSFTDWDGLTTNFNFVGFENYTNLVTNDSIFIKAMTNNLKFMLFVVVFQTLFSLVFAVLLVKNTKTNIFLRALYFFPTILSSVSVAFIWSYMYDPNLGIINNLFTSVGLEILANNWLGDQNIAIYSIAFVQVWFHTGQMLIIFVAGLQAIPEDLYEVAKIEGASRWQTFSKVTWPLIAPAATIVVAYTTIQSFKAFDLIYAMTRGGPNYATEILATHIYTTAFRSFKFGYASAESVIFMLVIALITFLQFRVLRANRVEN
- a CDS encoding carbohydrate ABC transporter permease → MKWTKKLLLFIYATLILVPVISIVLATFKTTSEIYENILSLPSSFNFSNYFGIFQEQAMGTYFLNSVLVTLVSVVFTLFFASLVAFGITRLGGWIGGGIFVFFTIGMMVPAQVNMIPLYQLVYSLGLTNSLVGLMIVNLSVTLPVAVFILSGFMRSLPKSLFEACTIDGGNNWQMYYRIALPLSLPSLSATAIFLFVMHWNDLLYPLLFITKAEYKTLPLALLEFQGEYMTNYPMLFTGVIIASAPMVLAYLFLQRYFVAGMTAGSVKG
- a CDS encoding GntR family transcriptional regulator, translating into MKINHSSPVPLYHQIKDILVKRIVDKVWGPGDLIPTEQELMKEFDVSRTTIRQAITSMVHDGLLEKKQGKGTTVKYQKLVGSLGRLTGFAEEVMEKGLMPHSKLLRTEFRDDLFIEKAKLNLNDEDKILVIDRIRFVNDLPIALERTCWPEEIGEILLKHDLNNAKFYQILEENGVMLKKANEKISAVNATLHDADLLGISGGQALLEMTRLSYGINDKPIEYAKTKYRSDQYQYQVELTR
- a CDS encoding glycerol-3-phosphate responsive antiterminator; this translates as MTFQNQTILPAVKNGKTLERFLQSNYEYGVILDSQLSQIPNYIKAANKEKKKLFVHVDLIQGIKNDEHAAEFLCQTLKPAGLVSTRAAVIAKAKQRGIYAIQRLFLLDSNAVEKSYQVIEKVQPDFIEVLPGVVPHMIREVKEKTGIPVFAGGLIRSVEDVDRAIEAGATAVTTSKQDLWEHYSK
- the glpK gene encoding glycerol kinase GlpK produces the protein MEKYILSLDQGTTSSRAILFNKNGEAVYNAQKEFQQYFPKSGWVEHSANEIWSSILSVIASCLSESGVKPNQIAGIGITNQRETTVVWDKETGQPIHNAIVWQSRQTSAICDQLKEGGHEQTFREKTGLLIDAYFSGTKVKWLLDHVDGARERAEKGELLFGTIDTWLIWKLSGGKAHVTDYSNASRTLLYNIHELKWDQELLDILNVPASMLPEVKPSSEVYAHTVDYHFFGQEIPIAGAAGDQQAALFGQACYEEGMAKNTYGTGCFMLMNTGEKPIKSESGLLTTIAWGIDGKVTYALEGSIFVAGSAIQWLRDGLRMFKDASQSEEYATKVDSTEGVYVVPAFVGLGTPYWDSDVRGAAFGLTRGTSKEHFIRATLESLAYQTKDVLTAMEHDSGISLKTLRVDGGAVKNNFLMQFQSDMLRVGVERPSVNETTALGTAYLAGLAVGYWKNKEEIASQWKVESTFEVEMDKEEQEKLYSGWKKAVNATIAFK